In Pristis pectinata isolate sPriPec2 chromosome 19, sPriPec2.1.pri, whole genome shotgun sequence, the following proteins share a genomic window:
- the ndufa9a gene encoding NADH dehydrogenase [ubiquinone] 1 alpha subcomplex subunit 9, mitochondrial: protein MAAVLGGRVGGRVLPMSRVVSPGFASKVSIFIQKRNIHHAVVPAGKGGRSSFSGIVATVFGASGFLGRYVVNRLGRIGSQVVIPYRCDPYDVNHLKPMGDLGQLTFLEWNPRDKDSTRRAVECSNVVVNLVGREWETRNFKFEDVHVKIPQDIAHASKEAGIEKLIHISHLNADIKSISKLLRTKAVGEGAVREEFPDSIIIKPSEIFGREDKFLNYFSHMRWFGRATPLISMGKKTVKQPVYVVDVAKAIVSAIKDPDSIGKTYAVVGPHRYLLHDLVEYVYAVMHRPFISYPLPRPLYHLAARLFEISPFDQWTSRDKVDRLHITDMKYPDLPGLEDLGIVPTPIELKAIEVLRRHRRYRWFDAEMEDAKPATPVNY from the exons ATGGCGGCGGTGCTGGGCGGCCGGGTCGGCGGCCGCGTCCTTCCAATGTCAC GTGTTGTGTCACCTGGTTTCGCCTCAAAAGTGTCCATTTTTATTCAGAAACGGAATATTCATCATGCTGTTGTTCCTGCTGGTAAAGGTGGTCGATCATCTTTTAGTGGGATTGTGGCTACGGTTTTTGGAGCATCTGGATTTCTTGGACGATATGTGGTCAACAGACTTG GGCGGATTGGCTCTCAAGTAGTGATCCCATATCGCTGTGATCCATATGATGTTAACCATCTCAAACCCATGGGTGATCTTGGACAGCTGACTTTTCTG GAATGGAATCCCAGAGATAAAGATTCTACCAGGCGAGCTGTAGAATGTTCCAATGTTGTTGTTAACCTTGTTGGAAGGGAATGGGAAACCCG taACTTCAAATTTGAGGATGTACATGTGAAAATTCCACAAGATATTGCTCATGCCTCAAAGGAAGCTGGAATTGAAAAATTAATCCATATTTCTCATCTAAATGCTGACATAAAGAGTATTTCAAAGCTCCTAAGAACAAAG GCTGTTGGAGAAGGGGCTGTGAGAGAAGAGTTTCCGGATTCCATTATCATCAAACCATCTGAAATATTTGGAAGAGAAGACAAATTCCTAAATTATTTTTCAC ATATGCGGTGGTTTGGGCGTGCCACACCACTTATTTCTATGGGCAAGAAGACTGTGAAGCAGCCTGTATAT GTAGTGGATGTGGCTAAAGCAATTGTAAGTGCTATTAAAGACCCCGATTCCATTGGGAAAACATATGCTGTGGTTGG GCCCCATCGATACCTTCTTCATGACCTTGTGGAATATGTATATGCTGTTATGCATAGACCGTTTATTTCATACCCATTGCCAAGGCCTCTCTACCA TTTGGCAGCGAGGCTGTTTGAAATAAGCCCATTTGATCAATGGACATCACGAGACAAAGTGGATAGG TTGCACATCACAGATATGAAGTACCCTGACCTTCCTGGCCTGGAGGACCTGGGAATTGTCCCAACACCCATCGAACTTAAAGCAATAGAAGTTTTGCGGCGTCATCGCAGGTACCGCTGGTTTGATGCTGAGATGGAGGATGCAAAACCAGCCACACCTGTGAACTACTGA